The Bacillota bacterium nucleotide sequence CTGTTTTTGCTCAAACCATACCCATGCAGCCCGCACCTGAAAAATTAAGGGTTGAAGCTATATACAATACTCCGCCGGATGTTCAGCCTCCTATAGGTTATAATGAGTTTGACGGGTATTATGCAGATCTTAAATGGGACCCTTTAAAGAATCCTGAACCAAATATCGCACAGAGCAAATATATGAACTTTTACCTCCAGGAGGTTGCTAAACCTTATAAGCCTACTATACCCATTGTACTCAAAGAAGCAAATATACCGGCAAATCCTGGGTCTGCCACTACCTTGAGGATGAAGGGCCTTTCCTCGGGAACCGTATATTATACCTATGCTACAGCTTGGTACACATATGTGCAAAATGAAACCTCCCTTAAAAGCCCCGAATCAGTCCCTTCGAACATGGTCAAATTTCTTACCGATATCCAATTGGAAGCTTATTCATATGGTATAAGGCAAATCAAAATTATTTGGGACGATGTATGGGAATCCGGGCGGCGAATAGACTATAAATTGTATATTTCTGAAGACAGGAGTTTTACCAATACACCTCCAATATATATAAGGCAGTTTGATATTGGTCCTGGTAGACCAGTAAGCGTAAACGAAAATACCGGAAAATTGGAATATATTTATACTGTGAGAGACCCTGGAAGAGTCTATTATATAAAGATAATGCCAGATATAACCGACACTGAACTCAAACATTCTAAAGAGAGTAATGTGGTAGCGGTAAGCAGTTTTATCCTTGCCAAAACGACAAAGATGGCATCTACTGAAACTGGAACAATATGGAAAATAGAGTGGAGTCCGGTTGTTACAGGGCTGAATACAGGAGATGTTAAAATAACCTACCATATATATAGGGGAGTTCTTGATTCTAATGATATTCCACAATATGTAGCTGCAGTGGATGATACCATTTTTATTACTACTCTTTTACCTGAAGATGAAAATAACTATTATTTTATAATCAGGGCTTTTGTTACCAGGCAGGGAATAGATGTTTACCCTGGAATAAAAATTGAATCGGACAAAATTATTATACGGGAGACGGAAGTTCCCTACATTCCTGCTGCCCCCTTATTGGTAGATAAGTTTGAGGACAGGGATGGGAGAACTATAATAAGTTATATTGAAGAGTTAAAGCCTGATTTGGCAACCATACTTTGGAGAGTTCCCGAGACAGGAAAGGGGACGGTAGATATTGATATAAGCTACGATATATGGCTTATTAGTGATCCCAATATGATAGATTCTCCTCCTGAGAGCACAAAAATTGCTTCATCAATAAAAATGACTGACGCAAACAAGGTTATGGACGGAAGTAAACTGGTAGGATATAAATACAATATTTCTAACCTTACTCCAAATACAATATATTACTTTAAAATTACTGCTAAAAAATCTTTTATTGATTACGAAGGAGAACGGTTGGAAGAAATAACATTAAGCTCGGAACCGGTGGTTAAGGTTATAATAACACCGCCTGAAGACATTGCCTACCTCCCTCTTGTTCCCGGCAGGCCTCCGCTGAAACTTAAAAAACATCCGGGACAACCGGACAAATATATGATTACGGAAACTACAGCCGTAATACAGCTTAAGGATAAATGGTATGAAGAATATAATCACAGCACCGGGAAATGGGAGTACAGGGCACCTGAGGAATTGGGAGAAGAAATAATTGACCAGCTGGAGAAAGGTACCGGCAGCAATGATTACCGTATAGTCCAGTATGACAGTGGAATTTCTTTGGATGTAGGATGTGTGGAACACAAGGAAGGAATGTCTTACAGTGATATTGCGAAGATACCGGCAGATAAGGTTAAGGGTTTTCCTGCTGCCCCCAATGATCCTTATGAAGACCCACTACTAAACCCCGATAAGAAGAAGCATAATATTGACATTATTTTGACTGATCTTAAACCAAATACATCCTATATTGTATGGGTCAGGGCCGTAAGGACAGCATACGCCCTTGTTTCAGGACCTTCCGACCCCATAATTATTACTACAACCCCGGAACTTGTTGTACCTGTAGAAAAGCCTACAGTCCCATCGTTTAACTACTATCATGCCGGCGACAATTTTGTTGACCTGGGATGGGATTTTAGGGCAGGGTATTATTATAATATAAAATATGGCACAGAGGATAATATTAATTCTGCGAAAGGTTCTGCAGAAGTAAAACCGGAAGACTTGTTTTATGCTGCCTATTATAGAATAAAAGGTCTTGAACAGGAAAAGGTGTACTATTTCTGGATACAGGCTGTAGCTGTAGGAGCTGATGGGCAGAAGGTGCCTTCTGACTGGAGCGATTCTCTTGTTGTTAAAACATTACCGTATATACCTCCTGAAACACCACGCGGCTTTGGTGTAAAGAATACCAAAGATGCAGTAACAAAAGATAGTATTACATATGAATGGATTATGGAGGATGGAATTGAGTATATTATTGAAATAGCGGGTGATATAGATTATAACGGTTCCATAGAGTATAAAGCCGGTAAGGTATCTGAATTTACTGTGGAAGGTTTAAGGTCAAATTACAGGTACTATGCAAGGCTATATGCCTACGACCCTGAGAAAGACTTAAGGTCCCTTCCTACTCAAAGTGTTGTATGCAGGACCAGGAGGAGTCTTTTGGATTACGACTCTGATGAGTACGCAGAAGACGTAATAAAAGGAGACTACATTGTAAAAGAATATATTATAAAGGATAATACCTGGAATATAAGGATTGAAGGAATTAATGCAGATATGTTCATAGAAAACATGATGAATGATAATGTAGTTGATTATATACTAGATGTTACAGATACTCCTTACGGGACAAAACACATAGTTATATCAATTTCTGGCAGAGTTTTTGATGCAATGTATCAATTAAAAGAAAACCTAATAATACTAAATCCAGTAAACCAGATAGTTATGAGGCCTGGAGTTTTTGCAGGAACAAATATAAAACAATTTTACAATTCTAATTATGAAATAACAATTACATTAAAGGATGAAATAAATGGTGCAATTCCTGAAAGCAAACTAGGAGGTATTAAACTTAAAACAGATGTTACAGGACTTAAAATACGGATCAGGAATGGACAACTGTTTAACCCCATCTACAGGTTGGGTAATCCCTTACAGATTATATATTCTTATTCCGGACAGGAATGGAATATTCCCGGGGTTACTACAGGGTTAATCTATGATATGGTTTTACCCGGATGGGAAAAAACCGATACCATATCAGAATTTGATACAGATTTGGACAAAGGCCGCCTTATATTTGACATGCCTGTTACCGGTGGCATGGCTGTGGGGGACTATACAAAAGACAAATATGACGACATAAGTGCAAGCAGATACAGGACAGCCATTAATAATGTGGCTTCAGCCCATGAATTGAAAAGCATAAAAGGAAACCTTTTTTATATAGGTAAAGATCTTTCAGTAGCAGATGCAGTTAAGTTTATATTGGATGTAATGGACTACGATTATGGGAATAATTTCCTTAATGCTGCTTTAAGGGCGGGAATTATTAGTAAAACAGACCTGGATATGCCCGAGAAAGGCTGCACCAGGGAGAAAGCCTTGTTTATGGCAGCCCGGCTTTATGAGCTAAAAACGGGAGAAAAGGCGAAACCACGAGAAAATGGACCATATCCTTTTAAAGATATGGACAAAATTTCACCACATTTTCTTGATAAAGTAAAATTTGCAATCGAAAACGGGTTTATGTCATACAGAATCAGCGACATGTTAGAACCGGACAGCGTTATAATGAGAGGCGAGTTTATGGGAATTCTTGAGAAGGTGCTTGAGGCTGCCGGGGAATTGAATTAGATTTAGTGATTACTATTATTTATTATAAAAAATTTTGCTAGTAAGCTGGATTAAAATAACAAATCTTTTCTCATTCATGCTTTAAAAGGCATACACAGCCTGCATATTAAATTTTTTCAATGTATATGACCCTATTTTAAAGGCAATAATCATTACTGTACGCTTAAGTTTTTATCAAGCGTAAAATCAACATGCACTTTAAGGGGGATATGCATGAAAAAGGCTTTTTTTATTTTTATCTTAAGCCTGATTATTACTACATTAGTATTTACAATATACTATTTTAAAATGCATAATGATTTATGTTTGCCTGAAACAATGCTGCTTGAATTATTTAAAAACTCCGGCGCCAAATTTGTTAACAGCGAAATGAATTTCCAGGCAAAACTTAATAAGGAGTGTCAAAATGAAGAGTATTTGAATAGACTAATGGAGGATTTAACTAATAGTTTAGGGCTTGATAAGAATTTCGAAAGTGATTTGGATATTGTTGAAAATGACTTTATGCAAAAACTGGAAATAAATGGAGAAACAGAATATAAAGAAATTGTAAATATTTGTATTGAATTAATAAAAGGGCAGGGGGAGAACTTAGCGCAAAATAAATACACAGAAGGAATTGTTAATCTTTCTATAACTGAAACTGAAAGTTGCCCTTACAGCAGGCTTCAAGATATTCGAAAACATGTTGAAGCTGTTTTTACACGTTACAAAATAAAGCCTGAGGTTAACTGTACAATAATAGGCTGCTTTGAGGGCAAGTTGGACAATAAGGGTATGAATGAGGTATGTAAAAATGTGTTTAGTACAGTAGAAGCAAGAAAGGTAGGGGGATTTGCCGAGAAGAATTTAATCAATGTATCTGCTTATTCTCCTGCTATCGGCAGTTTTATTGAAGTTAATGGTAACAGGACCAATATCCATATAAATTTTAGGTATAGCTCATATGAAAAAAAGACTTTTGTATGGATTGGTATTCCTGTTATTATTAAGTAATTTGGGTATGAGAGATTAAAGTATGAGACGTTATGAGAGGTAAAGATAATGGCAAAATTTATGATACATGAAGCGACTGAGTTAAAAGGAAAAATTAAAATAAGCGGTGCAAAAAACTCTGCTCTTCCGATAATTGCAGCATCTCTCCTTACCGAAAAGCAGAGTGTTATCAAGGAAGTACCATCCTTGAATGATGTAAAGACCATGTGTAACCTTTTGAAGTTTTTAGGGGCGGAGATAGAGATATCCGGAAAAAATAATGTGCTAACTGTGTCGCCCGGTAATAATATTAATGGAATAGCACCCTATGAACTGGTAAATAAAATGAGAGCCTCATTTTTAATAACAGGTCCTCTTCTGGCAAGAATTGGTTATGCAAAGATACCTCTTCCCGGCGGATGTGCCATAGGTTTAAGACCTGTTGACCTTCACCTGAAAGGGTTTACTGCTATGGGAGCGGAAATTAACCAGGGCCATGGATACATTGAAGCTAAAACTAATGGAAGACTTAAAGGTGCAAAAATATACCTTGACTTTCCGAGTGTTGGGGCCACTGAAAACATTTTAATGGCAGCAGTGCTGGCAGAAGGACAGACTATTATAGAAAATGCGGCTATTGAGCCTGAAATAGTTGATTTAGCTACATATTTGATATCAATGGGTGCCGACATAAAAGGAGCGGGGACGGATACCATAAAAATAAACGGGGTAAAAAGTTTAAATGGGGTTAAACATTCAGTAATACCTGATAGAATTGAAGCAGGGACATTTATGGCTGCTGTGGCAATGACAGGAGGTGATGTGGTATTGGAAAATGTTGTTGCAGACCATTTAAAACCTATCAGTGCCAAACTGAGGGAAGTAGGAATAGAAATTTCTGAAGAATTATCAGTTATAAGGGTAAAATCAGAAGGAAAACTAAAGGCAGTAGATATAAAGACACATCCTTATCCCGGTTTTCCAACCGATATGCAGGCACAAATGACTTCCCTTATGACAAAAGCGGACGGCACAAGCATGATTGTTGAAACCATATTCGAGAATAGATTTATGCATATTCCCGAACTAAAAAGAATGGGAGCTAATATAAGGATTGAAGGAAGGAGTGCAGTAATAGAAGGTAAAAACAAATTAACGGGTACACAAGTGAAAGCTACCGATCTAAGGGCAGGAGCAGCTTTGATAATTGCCGGGCTTGCAGCAGAAGGGGTGACTGAAATTCATGATATTGAGCATATAGATAGGGGTTATGTGAAAATTGACGAAAAACTAAGAGGGCTTGGCGTAAATATTACGCGGGTTGAGTAAAAAAATGATAATCTTATATATTGCATAAAAAGGCATAGGAAGAATATATATTAATGTGTAAACCAAAAAAATTAAAGGGATATCTAACTACTAAACATAACCGGGGTTAAAATGAAAAAAATTGGTTACTTTTTAATTTTGATAATAGCAGTTATCATAATTCTTCCGATGCTTATTGTGAAAAGCTATAGTTTCAACACTACAGGGAAAAAGACAAGCAAAACAGGTAATGAAAATAGGGAGGGAAAACAAGGAGAAAGCCAGATAGGAGCAGGAGACCAAAGAGAAGAAGAAAAGGATAAAATTAAAATAAAGGTATACATAGAATCGGAAGATAAAGTAAAAGAAATGGAGCTGGAAGAGTATGTGATAGGCGTTGTGGCTGCAGAAATGCCTGCGGAATTTGCTTTTGAGGCGTTGAAAGCGCAGGCGGTTGCTGCAAGGACTTATGCTTACGGCAGATTAAAAGGGATTTACACAAGTAAAGACGATATGCATAGGGGTGCGGATATATGTACGGATTTTACCCATTGTCAGGCCTGGATTAGTAAAGAGGAAGCAATAAGAAAGTGGGATGTTGATTATGCAAATACTTACTGGGATAAAATTAAAAAGGCAGTGGAAGAGACGAAAGGAATAATAATATTATATAAGGGTGTTATAGCCAATCCTGTTTTTCATTCCAACAGTGGCGGAAAGACTGAGAATGCTGAAGAAGTATGGGATGTAGCACCTGTTGATTATTTAAAAAGTGTAATAAGTGAAGGAGAAGATGCTAGTCCTGTCTTTAAAACTGTTACAAAAATATCGTCAACAGAATTTTACGACACGTTAAAAGAAAATTATCCTGACATAAAGCTAAATAAAAATAATATTTTGGGAGACATAAAAATACTTGAATATACAGAAGGGGAAAGGGTAAAAAGGATTAAAGTAGGAAATATTGAAATGAAAGGGACAGACTTTAGGAAAATATTTTCTTTACGTTCTGCAAATTTTGAATTAAATAAAGACGAAAATGATATGATTGAAATAATAACTTATGGTAATGGGCATGGAGTTGGGATGAGCCAGTGGGGAGCCAATAATTTAGCAAAAAACGGCAAAAACTGGGAGGAAATCATTAAGTATTACTATATTGGAGTTGAATTAGATACAATAGATAATGTTGAAAATATTTTGGCAGGGTCATAAAATATTTTTCTCCCATATGTATATTGTTGCCATATACGGAAACAATATTATATGGAGGTGGAAATTGCGAATATGAAAAATATATTTTCTAATAAAAAACGACCAAATAAAGGCATTTTGGAGTTTCTAAATAGAAAGGGGTTTTACCTTGTCCTAATATTGGGCATATTTGTAGTTGGTGTTACAGCAATACTGCTTACAAAACCAAATTTAAAATTCTTTAATTTTATAACAAACACTGAAGATAATTTCATCCCCGAAGATTTTGAAGATTATTTGGATTATTTACCGGACGTTGGCGAAGAAGAGGATATTAATGAGAATGGAGGCGTTAACGAGGCAAATATAGGCAAAGAAGCAAATGTAGGTGTAAATACAGCTGAATATGGACAAAAACTTGCAATAGTAGATAATACTTTATCTGAGAAACCTAAATCGGATGTAAAAGATGTAGATGTAAAAGATGTAAAGGATGTAAATGATGTAACTGATGTAAAACCTAAAGAAGAGGAAAGTAGTATATTCCTGGCAAAAAATGATGAGAACAATGAGAATAATAAGGTTGCTGAAGTGGAAAAGCCGGATTTTATTATGCCTGTTTATGGAAACATAATTTACGACTTTGCTGTAGACAAACTTGTTTATTCTAAAACTCTGGAAGACTGGAGGACACATAAGGGAATTGATATTGCTGCAGCAAGGGGGACGGCGGTGAAGGCTTCCGCGGGTGGAATTGTATGTGAAATCAAAAATGATCCAAGATTGGGAAATACAATAGTTATTGACCATGATAACGGCTTTAAAACTGTGTATAGTAATCTGGCGTCCCTGGATATGGTCTTGCCCAATCAAATAGTGGCTCAAGGGGAAAGCATAGGTTCCGTAGGAGATACTGCAATCTTTGAAATTGCATTGGAACCCCATTTGCATTTTGAAGTTTTAAAACAAGATGTAGCGGTTGACCCCAAGCTCTATCTGCCCGGATACTAATTAGCTATA carries:
- the spoIID gene encoding stage II sporulation protein D; amino-acid sequence: MKKIGYFLILIIAVIIILPMLIVKSYSFNTTGKKTSKTGNENREGKQGESQIGAGDQREEEKDKIKIKVYIESEDKVKEMELEEYVIGVVAAEMPAEFAFEALKAQAVAARTYAYGRLKGIYTSKDDMHRGADICTDFTHCQAWISKEEAIRKWDVDYANTYWDKIKKAVEETKGIIILYKGVIANPVFHSNSGGKTENAEEVWDVAPVDYLKSVISEGEDASPVFKTVTKISSTEFYDTLKENYPDIKLNKNNILGDIKILEYTEGERVKRIKVGNIEMKGTDFRKIFSLRSANFELNKDENDMIEIITYGNGHGVGMSQWGANNLAKNGKNWEEIIKYYYIGVELDTIDNVENILAGS
- a CDS encoding YwmB family TATA-box binding protein, whose amino-acid sequence is MKKAFFIFILSLIITTLVFTIYYFKMHNDLCLPETMLLELFKNSGAKFVNSEMNFQAKLNKECQNEEYLNRLMEDLTNSLGLDKNFESDLDIVENDFMQKLEINGETEYKEIVNICIELIKGQGENLAQNKYTEGIVNLSITETESCPYSRLQDIRKHVEAVFTRYKIKPEVNCTIIGCFEGKLDNKGMNEVCKNVFSTVEARKVGGFAEKNLINVSAYSPAIGSFIEVNGNRTNIHINFRYSSYEKKTFVWIGIPVIIK
- a CDS encoding M23 family metallopeptidase; translation: MKNIFSNKKRPNKGILEFLNRKGFYLVLILGIFVVGVTAILLTKPNLKFFNFITNTEDNFIPEDFEDYLDYLPDVGEEEDINENGGVNEANIGKEANVGVNTAEYGQKLAIVDNTLSEKPKSDVKDVDVKDVKDVNDVTDVKPKEEESSIFLAKNDENNENNKVAEVEKPDFIMPVYGNIIYDFAVDKLVYSKTLEDWRTHKGIDIAAARGTAVKASAGGIVCEIKNDPRLGNTIVIDHDNGFKTVYSNLASLDMVLPNQIVAQGESIGSVGDTAIFEIALEPHLHFEVLKQDVAVDPKLYLPGY
- the murA gene encoding UDP-N-acetylglucosamine 1-carboxyvinyltransferase, yielding MAKFMIHEATELKGKIKISGAKNSALPIIAASLLTEKQSVIKEVPSLNDVKTMCNLLKFLGAEIEISGKNNVLTVSPGNNINGIAPYELVNKMRASFLITGPLLARIGYAKIPLPGGCAIGLRPVDLHLKGFTAMGAEINQGHGYIEAKTNGRLKGAKIYLDFPSVGATENILMAAVLAEGQTIIENAAIEPEIVDLATYLISMGADIKGAGTDTIKINGVKSLNGVKHSVIPDRIEAGTFMAAVAMTGGDVVLENVVADHLKPISAKLREVGIEISEELSVIRVKSEGKLKAVDIKTHPYPGFPTDMQAQMTSLMTKADGTSMIVETIFENRFMHIPELKRMGANIRIEGRSAVIEGKNKLTGTQVKATDLRAGAALIIAGLAAEGVTEIHDIEHIDRGYVKIDEKLRGLGVNITRVE
- a CDS encoding fibronectin type III domain-containing protein, producing MVRIVGIKIIRIIGNRNLRGLLAALLAASVILLPFSQFLRYSTVFAQTIPMQPAPEKLRVEAIYNTPPDVQPPIGYNEFDGYYADLKWDPLKNPEPNIAQSKYMNFYLQEVAKPYKPTIPIVLKEANIPANPGSATTLRMKGLSSGTVYYTYATAWYTYVQNETSLKSPESVPSNMVKFLTDIQLEAYSYGIRQIKIIWDDVWESGRRIDYKLYISEDRSFTNTPPIYIRQFDIGPGRPVSVNENTGKLEYIYTVRDPGRVYYIKIMPDITDTELKHSKESNVVAVSSFILAKTTKMASTETGTIWKIEWSPVVTGLNTGDVKITYHIYRGVLDSNDIPQYVAAVDDTIFITTLLPEDENNYYFIIRAFVTRQGIDVYPGIKIESDKIIIRETEVPYIPAAPLLVDKFEDRDGRTIISYIEELKPDLATILWRVPETGKGTVDIDISYDIWLISDPNMIDSPPESTKIASSIKMTDANKVMDGSKLVGYKYNISNLTPNTIYYFKITAKKSFIDYEGERLEEITLSSEPVVKVIITPPEDIAYLPLVPGRPPLKLKKHPGQPDKYMITETTAVIQLKDKWYEEYNHSTGKWEYRAPEELGEEIIDQLEKGTGSNDYRIVQYDSGISLDVGCVEHKEGMSYSDIAKIPADKVKGFPAAPNDPYEDPLLNPDKKKHNIDIILTDLKPNTSYIVWVRAVRTAYALVSGPSDPIIITTTPELVVPVEKPTVPSFNYYHAGDNFVDLGWDFRAGYYYNIKYGTEDNINSAKGSAEVKPEDLFYAAYYRIKGLEQEKVYYFWIQAVAVGADGQKVPSDWSDSLVVKTLPYIPPETPRGFGVKNTKDAVTKDSITYEWIMEDGIEYIIEIAGDIDYNGSIEYKAGKVSEFTVEGLRSNYRYYARLYAYDPEKDLRSLPTQSVVCRTRRSLLDYDSDEYAEDVIKGDYIVKEYIIKDNTWNIRIEGINADMFIENMMNDNVVDYILDVTDTPYGTKHIVISISGRVFDAMYQLKENLIILNPVNQIVMRPGVFAGTNIKQFYNSNYEITITLKDEINGAIPESKLGGIKLKTDVTGLKIRIRNGQLFNPIYRLGNPLQIIYSYSGQEWNIPGVTTGLIYDMVLPGWEKTDTISEFDTDLDKGRLIFDMPVTGGMAVGDYTKDKYDDISASRYRTAINNVASAHELKSIKGNLFYIGKDLSVADAVKFILDVMDYDYGNNFLNAALRAGIISKTDLDMPEKGCTREKALFMAARLYELKTGEKAKPRENGPYPFKDMDKISPHFLDKVKFAIENGFMSYRISDMLEPDSVIMRGEFMGILEKVLEAAGELN